A genomic segment from bacterium encodes:
- a CDS encoding ABC transporter permease translates to MNAVHARPVALPAARRPRVGETAWQRTLRRFRSNPLSVLGAGLVAFFVVMALFAPFLAHPTERNPYMIPHSGYASDPRPPGPGHPFGTTEEQFDLFYGIVWGARTAFMVALSVVATAVAIALALGSVSGFYGGRADEIVMRVTDVFLAFPGLILTVVIVAVLGQSVRNAVIAIAVVEWPTYTRLLRGEFLRVRDMEYVQAARALGSGDFRVIARHMIPNAIYPLLILASLNMGGIVITFAALGFLGLGAPPGYADWGQLVSLSHNWIAGTAGDPFTYWYTLIVPGTAIFLFVLGWNLLGDAFRDIFDPRLQGSR, encoded by the coding sequence ATGAACGCCGTCCACGCGCGCCCCGTCGCGCTGCCGGCGGCCCGGCGGCCCAGGGTCGGCGAGACCGCCTGGCAGCGGACGCTCCGGCGGTTCCGGAGCAATCCGTTGTCGGTCCTCGGCGCCGGGCTGGTGGCGTTCTTCGTCGTGATGGCGCTCTTCGCGCCTTTCCTCGCGCACCCCACCGAGCGCAATCCGTACATGATCCCGCACTCCGGGTACGCGAGCGACCCGCGGCCGCCCGGCCCCGGCCATCCGTTCGGGACCACCGAGGAGCAGTTCGATCTTTTCTACGGTATCGTGTGGGGCGCGCGGACCGCGTTCATGGTCGCGCTGAGCGTCGTCGCCACCGCGGTCGCGATCGCGCTCGCCCTCGGGAGCGTCAGCGGATTTTACGGCGGGCGCGCCGACGAAATTGTCATGCGCGTCACCGACGTCTTCCTCGCGTTCCCGGGGCTCATCCTCACGGTCGTGATCGTGGCGGTGCTGGGCCAGAGCGTCCGGAACGCCGTGATCGCGATCGCGGTCGTGGAGTGGCCGACGTACACGCGCCTGCTGCGCGGCGAGTTCCTCCGCGTGCGCGACATGGAGTACGTGCAGGCGGCGCGCGCGCTCGGCAGCGGGGACTTCCGCGTGATCGCCCGGCACATGATCCCGAACGCCATCTATCCGCTGCTCATTCTCGCCTCGCTCAACATGGGCGGCATCGTGATCACGTTCGCGGCGCTCGGGTTCCTCGGGCTCGGCGCCCCGCCCGGCTACGCCGACTGGGGGCAGCTGGTCAGCCTCTCCCACAACTGGATCGCCGGGACGGCGGGGGATCCGTTCACGTACTGGTATACGCTGATCGTGCCGGGGACGGCGATCTTCCTGTTCGTCCTGGGCTGGAACCTGCTCGGCGACGCGTTCCGCGACATCTTCGACCCGCGTCTGCAGGGCAGCCGCTAG
- a CDS encoding ABC transporter substrate-binding protein, which translates to MGRTRCSARLTSVILAAAVAVSLVTAARGAGTPVKNPDTFIELQFGDITSLDPALAYDIYSYEPVWPNVYETLIMYNGSSLDRFEPMLSTRVPTLQNGGISQDGLTYTFPIRQGVKFHDGSDMTVNDVVYSVRRFLLQDQAGGPAWLLLSPLLGVDSTRDDKGKIQVAWADVQRAVSASGNSVVFRLKKPFAPFLTIVAAWSSIMPQKWAAGHGDWDGQAGTWQKFNNPKTEDRYAFNHMDGTGPFMFESWDPQAKQVVLARNDHYWRKPAALRRVVIRSVAEFATARLQLQQGDVDLIVRSLNQQSQLRGIPGTIMQDNLPQIAVQTLQFNYKINTEANPDAGSGKLDGAGIPSDFFNDLHVRRAFAYAFDYAANLSGAYAGKGVIPHGPIPQGMLGFDPSVPVYETSKDKAVAEFKEAFGGRVWSTGFKFTVPFTAGNTARQTGAQILRDTVTALNPKFQIDSRPVPASTLNSLLQSHKGTMYFLGWFADYPDPHDFAQPFLAANGYFPTRGGYKNPEADRLIDQAVSTPDPAKRKALYKQISMIAYNDLPYLFLVQPVTYYTMRSWVHGWYYNAIFPGQYFYPIYKQ; encoded by the coding sequence ATGGGTCGTACGCGGTGCAGCGCTCGTCTCACGTCCGTGATCCTGGCCGCCGCCGTCGCGGTCTCGCTCGTTACGGCCGCCCGAGGCGCCGGGACGCCGGTGAAGAACCCGGACACGTTCATCGAGCTGCAGTTCGGCGACATCACCAGCCTCGACCCGGCGCTCGCGTACGACATCTACTCGTACGAGCCGGTCTGGCCGAACGTCTACGAGACGCTGATCATGTACAACGGGTCCTCGCTGGACCGCTTCGAGCCGATGCTGTCCACGCGCGTGCCGACGCTCCAGAACGGGGGCATCAGCCAGGACGGTCTGACCTACACTTTCCCGATCCGGCAGGGCGTCAAGTTCCACGACGGCTCCGACATGACCGTGAACGACGTCGTCTACTCCGTCCGCCGGTTCCTGCTGCAAGACCAGGCCGGCGGCCCGGCGTGGCTGCTGCTCTCGCCGCTGCTGGGCGTGGACAGCACGCGCGACGACAAGGGCAAGATCCAGGTCGCCTGGGCCGACGTCCAGCGCGCGGTGAGCGCGAGTGGGAACAGCGTGGTCTTCCGGCTCAAGAAGCCGTTCGCGCCGTTCCTGACGATCGTCGCGGCATGGTCGTCCATCATGCCGCAGAAGTGGGCCGCCGGGCACGGCGACTGGGACGGGCAGGCCGGGACCTGGCAGAAGTTCAACAACCCCAAGACCGAGGACCGCTACGCCTTCAACCACATGGACGGCACCGGGCCTTTCATGTTCGAATCGTGGGACCCGCAGGCCAAGCAGGTCGTCCTCGCGCGCAACGACCACTACTGGCGCAAGCCCGCGGCGCTGCGGCGCGTCGTGATCCGCAGCGTGGCGGAGTTCGCCACCGCGCGGCTGCAGCTCCAGCAGGGCGACGTGGACCTGATCGTCCGAAGCCTCAACCAGCAGTCGCAATTGCGCGGCATCCCCGGCACCATCATGCAGGACAACCTGCCGCAGATCGCCGTGCAGACGCTGCAGTTCAACTACAAGATCAACACCGAGGCCAACCCGGACGCCGGCAGCGGGAAGCTCGACGGGGCCGGCATCCCCTCCGACTTTTTCAACGATCTCCACGTGCGGCGCGCCTTCGCGTACGCGTTCGACTACGCGGCCAACCTCAGCGGCGCCTACGCCGGCAAGGGCGTCATCCCGCATGGGCCGATCCCGCAGGGGATGCTCGGGTTCGACCCGTCGGTGCCGGTCTACGAAACCAGCAAGGACAAGGCGGTCGCGGAGTTCAAGGAAGCGTTCGGCGGCCGTGTGTGGTCGACCGGGTTCAAGTTCACCGTGCCGTTCACGGCCGGCAACACCGCGCGGCAGACGGGCGCGCAGATCCTCCGCGACACGGTCACCGCGCTCAACCCGAAGTTCCAGATCGACTCCCGCCCGGTGCCGGCGAGCACACTGAACAGTCTATTACAGTCACACAAGGGCACGATGTACTTCCTCGGCTGGTTCGCCGACTACCCGGATCCGCACGACTTCGCGCAGCCGTTCCTCGCGGCGAACGGATACTTCCCGACCCGCGGCGGCTACAAGAACCCCGAGGCGGACCGGCTGATCGACCAGGCGGTGAGCACGCCCGATCCGGCGAAGCGCAAGGCGCTCTACAAGCAGATCTCGATGATCGCCTACAACGATCTGCCGTACCTGTTCCTCGTGCAGCCGGTGACGTACTATACGATGCGGTCGTGGGTGCACGGCTGGTACTACAACGCGATCTTTCCGGGGCAGTATTTCTATCCCATCTACAAACAGTGA
- a CDS encoding transposase codes for MALTRKGCRFRLDPTRRQLDGFIRIAGARRWVWNWALERRIRHFREHRSLLSYIALSNELTSLKRQPDTRWLQKADAQALQQAIRDLDRSFRAFFARRARFPRFKSKKRDKLTFRIPQSIRVTNNRVYVPKVGWVRMRQSRPIEGRITSATFTRDVLGRWDVSLAVEVDFPDAPLPPVDASATIGIDQGLSDFIVLPDGNRVGAPRYYRKAERRLRRAQRHLSRCRPGSRHRELARRRVARIHQRIANQRRDFVHKITTHLVRSHHGVCIQKLSVSGLARTKLAKSVLDAALGELHRQLAYKSNWYRRHFVVIDLWFPSTRLCGQCGALNDTLLLSDREWLCVCGATHDRDINAARNIRAEGLRLLGVAAGHAETENARRKAVRLPMGAGLDEARIPAC; via the coding sequence GTGGCGCTCACTAGAAAAGGGTGTCGGTTCCGCCTTGATCCTACAAGACGACAGCTTGATGGATTTATCCGGATCGCAGGCGCGCGCCGTTGGGTTTGGAACTGGGCTCTCGAGCGACGAATTCGGCACTTTCGTGAGCACCGATCTCTGCTTTCCTACATCGCTCTCTCCAACGAGTTGACGAGTTTGAAGCGTCAGCCGGATACTCGGTGGTTGCAAAAAGCCGACGCCCAAGCTTTGCAGCAGGCAATTCGTGATCTCGATCGTAGCTTTCGGGCGTTCTTCGCGAGGCGTGCCCGTTTCCCACGCTTCAAGAGCAAGAAACGAGATAAACTGACCTTTCGCATCCCACAGTCCATCAGAGTGACCAACAATCGAGTGTACGTCCCCAAGGTGGGATGGGTTCGAATGCGGCAATCCAGGCCCATCGAGGGACGGATTACGAGTGCTACATTCACTCGGGACGTGCTGGGCCGCTGGGATGTTAGTCTTGCTGTCGAGGTGGACTTTCCGGACGCCCCACTCCCTCCGGTCGATGCCTCCGCGACCATTGGTATCGACCAAGGGTTGTCGGACTTCATCGTGCTCCCCGACGGCAACCGAGTCGGGGCACCGCGATATTATCGGAAGGCCGAACGCCGGCTCCGCCGTGCCCAACGTCACCTTTCGCGGTGTCGTCCTGGGTCGCGCCATCGCGAGCTGGCTCGGAGGCGTGTGGCGAGAATTCATCAGCGTATCGCTAATCAGCGCCGGGACTTCGTGCACAAGATCACAACGCACCTTGTTCGAAGCCATCACGGGGTGTGCATCCAGAAGTTGTCCGTATCTGGCCTGGCGAGGACCAAGCTGGCCAAGAGCGTATTGGATGCCGCCTTAGGCGAGCTTCATCGGCAACTGGCCTATAAGAGCAACTGGTACCGTCGACATTTTGTCGTTATCGACCTGTGGTTTCCCTCCACGAGGCTCTGTGGTCAATGCGGAGCCCTCAATGACACCCTGTTGCTATCCGATCGTGAGTGGCTCTGCGTTTGCGGAGCCACCCACGATCGCGACATCAATGCCGCCCGCAATATCCGAGCGGAGGGCCTGAGATTGCTCGGCGTCGCCGCGGGGCACGCGGAGACGGAAAACGCTCGCAGAAAGGCTGTCAGACTCCCGATGGGAGCAGGCCTTGATGAAGCGAGAATCCCCGCCTGTTGA
- a CDS encoding glycosyltransferase family 39 protein, which translates to MSARRSREGLLAGLIVACALALRLLGVGRGLPYLHEWDEVFVLPHVITMVRDHTLNPGIFFYGTLYYYLLCPVVYVHALYLHAHGILPSIRDVVLAHPLVPGYLWYIGAPSFYLWARAFTAMLGAATVYLTYRLGGAVFGRPVGLLAAALLAAAPGAVYYADTVRVDVPEAFFATAALLAGLGVLRRGRRRDYLTAGLLTGLAVSTKQTAVWLVVPLVIAHVFNTRRTALVDAALGWMALGVVAGGVFGTPYVLIHPEEVWAGFSWHTESYGLLALPGPVEYLSKLGLNLGYLFWPTQGGDWYVVPHAGLGLLPGIAAVVGVAAGFRLQPRVQWYLLAFPAVQLLFLARANVFYTRNLSPVLPLVAIWAALGAVWVWERAAGAGPLRRPGWRTAAAAAGIAILLIGPVRESAVLGWWLYSHRDTRTQAVAWLRGHVPKGAAVAFELELAWYLPDLDRLPFRVEWTDRATPPSWYAKERIDLAVVGDRNPIHMRPAAAVFPRPPYLPTFNEESKFVPNSYPIIDPAIFVVRSRAP; encoded by the coding sequence GTGAGCGCCAGACGATCCCGGGAGGGCCTACTTGCCGGCCTGATCGTGGCCTGCGCGCTCGCGCTGCGCCTGCTCGGCGTGGGCCGCGGGCTGCCGTATCTCCACGAATGGGACGAAGTGTTCGTCCTCCCGCATGTCATCACGATGGTCCGCGATCATACGTTAAACCCGGGGATCTTTTTCTACGGCACCCTGTACTACTATCTGCTGTGCCCCGTCGTGTACGTCCACGCGCTCTATCTGCACGCGCACGGCATCCTGCCGTCGATTCGGGACGTCGTGCTCGCGCATCCGTTGGTCCCCGGGTATCTGTGGTACATCGGCGCCCCGTCGTTCTATCTCTGGGCCAGGGCGTTCACGGCGATGCTCGGCGCGGCCACCGTCTACCTGACTTACCGCCTCGGCGGTGCCGTCTTCGGCCGTCCGGTCGGCCTCCTGGCCGCGGCGCTGCTCGCCGCGGCTCCCGGGGCAGTCTACTACGCCGATACCGTGCGGGTGGATGTTCCGGAGGCATTTTTCGCGACGGCCGCGCTGCTCGCCGGACTCGGCGTGCTGCGGCGCGGCCGGCGGCGAGACTATCTCACCGCCGGTCTGCTGACCGGGCTCGCGGTCTCGACCAAACAGACGGCGGTGTGGCTCGTCGTTCCCCTCGTAATCGCGCACGTGTTCAACACGCGGCGGACGGCGCTCGTCGACGCCGCTTTGGGATGGATGGCCCTGGGCGTCGTCGCCGGGGGAGTCTTCGGGACGCCGTACGTTCTGATCCACCCTGAAGAAGTGTGGGCCGGCTTTAGCTGGCACACCGAGTCGTACGGCCTGCTGGCGCTGCCGGGCCCCGTCGAATACTTGAGTAAGCTCGGCCTCAACCTCGGCTATCTTTTCTGGCCGACCCAGGGCGGCGATTGGTACGTCGTGCCGCATGCCGGCCTCGGCCTGCTGCCGGGGATCGCGGCGGTCGTCGGGGTGGCCGCCGGATTCCGGCTGCAGCCCCGAGTGCAGTGGTATCTTCTCGCGTTTCCGGCGGTGCAGTTGCTGTTTCTCGCCCGCGCCAACGTTTTCTACACGCGCAATCTGTCGCCGGTGCTGCCGCTAGTCGCGATCTGGGCGGCGCTGGGCGCGGTCTGGGTGTGGGAGCGCGCGGCCGGCGCCGGGCCGTTGCGGCGTCCCGGATGGCGTACGGCCGCCGCCGCGGCCGGCATTGCCATCCTCTTGATCGGTCCGGTGCGGGAATCGGCCGTGCTCGGATGGTGGCTGTACAGTCATCGCGATACGCGCACCCAGGCGGTGGCGTGGCTTCGCGGCCACGTGCCGAAGGGCGCCGCGGTGGCGTTCGAGCTGGAGCTGGCGTGGTATCTCCCGGATCTCGACCGTCTGCCGTTCCGGGTCGAATGGACGGATCGCGCGACGCCGCCGTCCTGGTACGCGAAGGAGCGTATCGACCTCGCGGTCGTCGGGGACCGCAACCCGATCCACATGCGACCGGCGGCCGCGGTGTTTCCGCGGCCGCCTTACCTGCCCACGTTCAACGAGGAGAGCAAGTTCGTCCCCAACTCGTATCCGATCATCGACCCCGCGATCTTCGTCGTCCGTTCGCGGGCGCCGTGA
- the gatC gene encoding Asp-tRNA(Asn)/Glu-tRNA(Gln) amidotransferase subunit GatC, giving the protein MIDDRTVAHVARLSRLELTDQERERFRAQLGDILAHFQSLLALDLAAEAPAEHATAITNVLRDDTVRPCLTVDEALANAPASEDGFFVVPPVIEGE; this is encoded by the coding sequence GTGATTGACGACCGTACCGTCGCACATGTGGCGCGTCTGAGCCGGCTCGAGTTGACCGACCAGGAGCGGGAGCGCTTCCGCGCGCAGCTCGGGGACATCCTCGCGCATTTCCAGAGTCTGCTCGCCCTCGATCTGGCGGCCGAAGCGCCCGCGGAGCACGCCACCGCGATCACGAACGTGCTGCGAGACGACACCGTCCGGCCGTGCCTGACGGTCGATGAGGCGCTCGCCAACGCCCCCGCATCGGAGGACGGCTTCTTTGTCGTCCCGCCGGTGATCGAGGGCGAGTAG